In Haliotis asinina isolate JCU_RB_2024 chromosome 15, JCU_Hal_asi_v2, whole genome shotgun sequence, the sequence AAGACGTAACGTTACCAATGCTTCTTGGGCCGGAGCTTCGATAATAAACTAACTAGTGATCGTGTGTGTAGCTTCCGGGTCATGCGACTTCCTCTGCGGATAAACCAGCTCCGCCGAAGCCGAAGCTGGTGCCTAAATCAGGGACGATACCAGCACAACAACCGCCTAAACCAAACCCGAAGCCTAAACCAGCGTCAGCCCCCGTTCCAGACGAGAAGGAGTACTTCTTCCCTGAAAATGACAGGGACAAAGCACTGTCGTGAGTATAAACTTGGAACACCGACCACCATATTTCCGACATTCCGGGGCTAAGagcaaatgaacacatgaagatccaggttagaaatgTAACCCATGATTGCCTTAAGAGGCGAATATCAGGATCGAGTGATCAGgctttggttgacacatgtcattgtatcccagttacgtagatcgatagtcatgatgttaatcatgggattgcctggtccagactcgattatttacagtctgtcgCTATGtagctgggatactgctgagtgcgacggTAGACAAGAAATAACGCAGCTATAGTGTGTAAATTTTCGTATTTAAGTGACAAGGCTTTTCTATTTTAGCCCCTTGGCTGAGGGGTGATGCGGTACATCCATGGTCTCCATAGCACAATAGcacatgggttcgaatctctgtttggacaataattttcaaaaatataaatccaGACTTTTGCAATCGTATAATGTTTTAGAtgcatgggttcgaatctctgtttggacaatacttttcaaaaatataaatctaGACTTTTGCAATCATATAATGTTTACAGACGCTATAATTTacttttattttatattttataatgGATTTTTTAGGAAGTTCGACCGCTACACCCATTCCATGTACTTTATGTAATGAATGTAGCGGTAGGATTTACATGGTAATGGTTAGGTTCATATGTCACAACACATTACGTTTTTGGTTGAGAATGtggcaatacatgtatatcattacGTCCATCAAGATCTTAAATTTAACCGTTTCAAAAAGTCAAATATAGAATGTTAGAGTTAAAGACTACCCATTCTTGACTATGCGCAGAAGTCTATTccgtttttttaaaatattagaCATACCATTTCTAATCAGTAGAGACTAtagcctgtttgcagtgaaaacgtacctatgaatttcagtttaaacatgaaagtaaattatgtaaagtgaaattaagattgcgaagcCTCATATTATATGCTTGCTAACTGAACATTataatctcagaattttattcatatAAGGAtagaagttgtttaacaaacgatcattgaTTCAAAtggctattattggtttgtattacaagggggtaagcgcagtagttggaacagtgaaacaaatgcacgggCGTACGAGACGACCTTCAACTAAGACAAAACCCACTTGTTTTTGCTGTTTCTTTTAATATGCATACCTCCTTGTAATTCAAACCAACAAtagtgatttgaaactatgattgtttgttaatcaACTTTTATCATTCATTGAATAAAACTCTGAGATTTGAATGAGTAAATTGATGAGGATTCGCAACATTTATTTCCCTATTTGTTTTACCTTCTTTTCTAAAttgacattcatcggtacgatTTCACGGCAAACCGACTATAATTGATCTGTGACCAAATCGGGTATTTTATTCCAATACGAGTTTAAAACTGACAAGTACAATATCTAAGTAAAATATCTTTTTTACTGAAATTTAATGTCATtcacaaataattatttttgtttttagtaTTTTACGTGAGCGGAAAGACCAGGGGACGTATCTTGTGAGGATGTCCCGTACAAATGACCAGAAGGTACGCTACTTCTTTCCAGATTCGTAAagtataaatataataaacattaGCAAATTTTAACAGTATATACCTAACTGTTAAACCAAAACAAGATTCAGGTGCATTTAGTTGAAGATGACACGTCAAAAGATATGATGAGATTAAACATTTAATTATGTTTCTTTGTTCAGGTGCTCTCTGTGATGACAGAAAATGAAGTCATTAAAGAAtataaaatattacaaaagGTGAGAGGTTTAATGAAATTCAACAAGACACAGATGCAATTCCTCATCATAAAGCAGATTAGTCAGAGATTTTATTTCAGACTTGTAcacagatatagatatataacgTAATTTTTATACCTGTGTAACCCctggagatccgggttagaattgatcttggtcagactcgctgacttgctaacagcgtagatcgatgctcatgctgttgatcactggactgtctggtccagactcgataatttacagaccgtcgccacacagctggaacattgttgagtgtggtgctaaacaaaactcattcactcacacatactCGTGTGATTGTTGAAATTGAGAactgattttctggtccagacttgaatgtTTGCAACAGGTAGAGCTGTAATAGTGCTGAATACGGCGTCAAACATGAATTTTCTTCCCTTGTGGTAAGTGTTCTGCCGTTTCAACtttcataaatgaaatactgttcaaaacaaCATTTGACCAAGGTCATGAACTCATAGATCTGAAATAGAAACGTTTTAATCATTTCAGGACAAAAAGGTTTCCATCAACAACCGCGACTACTACAAGTCTGTGGGGGATCTAATCGCAGCGTACAAAGGGAAGCCTCTGCCGAACAGAACCACAATGTTAGGGCGCGGCTATAGCACCACGGACCTCCGGATATGACGTATCTCCATGGCTGGACGGATACTGGTCACATGTCATGGTTTCGGCTTATTAGACATTTGTTTGTTAAACGACACTGAACACATGGGTTGTTGCAACGCCTTTCTGGAGATGGTTGTCTCCCTTTCTAGGAGCGGTTGTCTCCCCTCCTTGGAGGTACATCCAGACTGTGATGTTGTGTAGCGTATGCAACATAAACATCTGACCAGCATATGCTATCCATTTTTCTTTCGAAAGGCGACGCCCAAGACtattacaaatgttttgaacttCTATTTAAGAGTCTTGGTGGCCAAGGGAGACCTATGTTTAAACGTAGACTGTTTGACGATGGAGACAGAGTTGCTCCCCTTGGGCGATTCACGTGACCTCATCGTGCCATTCCGGGACTGTCCGATGGAGACTCGTACCCTTTTCCCGAGAATTTCATATTGGCAAGATTTGACACCGATTTGACATCTTTGTAACATACAAGAAGGAGAGTCCTTCTTCCGACGGTGACAAAGACTCAAAAGCCAATCAGAATTTCTGGTTATGGGTACATCGATTAACATGATTTCGATGAAATTAAGTTTTGCGATGTAGATttgtttagaaataatgaaaaaaacgTGGATTGACAGTCTGCCCGCAGTGTGTATGTTTCATTGCTGAATATTAGACATGTTGAGGTTGATTGCTTTTAAGGAATGATATTTTTCGTAGGCTGTCGTGGACGAACAGTGTTTTGTCTGCAGCCGTAGGAGGGAGACCTGTTTACCACTTATCTAGTGCCTTGAGGACTAATTTAAGAATGAAGAAATCTATCTCAGTTATAGAACGTGTCGGCAAGTTCAGAGTGCGTCAACTGAAATTAAGAGTTCTTCTTTGCCGAGTTTTGAATTTCATACTTTGGAGATAAAGATTAGATACGTTTTATTACATGTTCAGCCCTGTGAAGACAAAGCCTTGTCTTTGCACGTTTCGATCGAAATGTTTAGCATGATGTACAGAGAACTATGTTTAAGTACATGCTCCGATTGACATGTTTAACACCATCAGGCGAGGTTTCAGCCTCAATAGATGCTCAGAGGGACATGTTCGGCACCATCAGACGAAAGCGCAGTCTCAGTACATGGTCAGAGGGACATGTTTGGCACCATCAGACGAAAGCGCAGTCTCAGTAGATGGTCAGAGGGACATGTTTAGCACCATCAGGTGTCGAAACATAGACAATGTTAGTTCTTCTCTTTATGTTCAAGCTTATAGTAATTTAGCTATCTACACGGATGAGTGTAGACATGAAGAGTCTCAGAGACAGCGAATATCTTTGACAGACAAGGTGTGTGATATACACAGGTTCTCCACAGATTAAGATGTTAAAAAATCCATTGATATTGTACTCTGGAAATaatgtcagaggttggtacgaagtatactgaacagcaaaaagaCACGCAAGTTTCGAAACAAAAATTAAATCGCGCTTCATATTTATGTCTGTTGACaatgttgcgtttcttttgctgttaagtATATGATTTATTTTCTTTGTAACCGGCACCCCATCATTCTCTActtgatattttcaaacatgtgatattaTACGGGAGGCCACGAGCTTGATAATATCTTTATGATAAAATGTAAATTCTTAAAATTATTAAAGTTTATGATAATAATTTGAGGAAATTGAAGGAACACACAGGATAACGTGCCACATAATATGCAGTCAGATTAGTTACCGCTTCCGAACACATCTTGTATCATAAGCATGAAAACTTCTGGACAAAACTATGCAGGTGGGTGTGTTCACAAGAATGGAAATATAAAGTTATTTTGCGTTTATTGCGTAGTTTTGAACACAGCCAAagtttgattgtaaattatcAATGACGTTCGTTTTTCCtaaagtttgtttttaaaacTTTTTGTGGAATCATCCGAAATAGATGAGTTTACTGGAGAGCAAATATACCGTGTCATTTCTgcataatatattttatgaaagcGTCATGTACCATTCATCCTTTATGGGGTTTTTTCATCCtaattgaaatacaaaataGTTTATTTTAGATATTTTCTCACAATATTTTTCATGAGTGTAGTCATATTGAAAGTCTGCTAGAGTTCATTCATAGCTCTGATTGTCAGCTGCACAATCGCTATGGCAACGCACGTGCAAATGCATATTCCCGTCTAAACAGTGCTGTAGGTAGTTACCACCCATTGTTAATTGTGATATGTTATGACATGTTTCTAAATTTGGTGATAACATgcaatgttttgttatttttacctGTAAAATGGTATTAGAGAATGATGATTAGAGAACAACTTAAAATACCAAGTTGGGGAAAAGTCATTTTAACAATGATTAAAGTGTAcactcttcacgccgaagacccgggttcgcttCAGCACATAGATGCAATTtgtaaaacccatttccggtgtcccctgtcgagatattgctggaatattgctacaagcggcgtaaaaccaaactcactcactaatctagTTTGGCAATCCATGCAAAACGTCAACGTCAAAGGTTTGTAACCGGATCACTCACTGGGACCATCCCCATATGAGTCAAACAGAAGGCTAATCCCAGCGTCGCCGAGTCCGTTCGTaatactcgtgtcattccggcaggCCTCGTTGTATGTCACGGAAAGAGAAAAGTAGTTAGGAATGATGTGAGTCTATACCACATTGAACACAACATGAGTCTCTTCCTGCATGTTGCCAGGCAACTCGTTGGGGGGTCCGCAATGTCACGCCTGGATTATCCAGCCCCCGATGAAAGCTTATTGTTTTATTGCCTGGTCAAGATGGACACTAATGGACTCCCAACAACAATCTTGTGGTGAGCTACGAATATACCGACTCCTGATATACTTTTTATCAGCAAATCTCTTAGAAAGTTCTTATAAAGATTTTTATTTAATGATTATTGATGCCAATCTATGTTTCTTCAGATGCAAAACATCTGATGTTTAATAGGAAATCGTAGAAAGCATCTTTTACGTGGATACTATACATTTTCATGGTACAATTCTCATGTGGTATATTTCTATTTATTAATATCTTACTGTTATTCATTTTATAACATCATGCCCCTCATAATTCTTAAGATTAATATTGTACGGATATTTATTGTATATATaagcaaaagaaacgaaactctgctggtttttgttttgttttagttttgttttttgtttgtttcttttgggtttttttgtttgtatttttttggaGGGGGTTGCGGTTGAGGGGTGGGCGTGGGgggtgggcgtgggcgtggggatcaagtttttaaatagaacacATAaccatgaatgcttacttttatgggATTTCATTTTATCGAAACTTGCGTTTATATTGCTGGTCAGTATATATACTGTTATTTCCATGTCTGTTCAGATATAAGACATTAAAAAACtattgtctgtctgtatgtctgtctacTAAGACTTTGGGGTGATAAAAACTGGCATGAGTTTGTTTTATCGTTGCTTTGAACAGtacatgttttcttttcatggTTTGCGATTTGAAAGCTAGTAAACAACTTTTTTGAAACAAAGTTTGATTCATGTTCAGGGCGAACCTGAATACGAACGATTGCGCCTGACACAATCAGTGCATATGCATCTGTGCAGTCCACTTTATCGCAATAGTCGACTGGCTATATAAACTAATATAAGTGTTAGTCTAGATTGTTCATAATAATAGCGAGCACCAGCTGTTTCTTGTAAAACACCCCCAAAAAGTTGTTCATTATTCAAAACCCTCCATCACTCTGCATTTGGTGTTgaagataaaatatatttgggACGAAAGCTGTTGTACGGTATTGTTGCCTaatgaaaatgtacatgtagCTGAGCGAGTGTAATGCCGTTTTTCAGTTTACCGAAAAAAGTAAGTTATTTTAAATAATAGAAATTGAATATGTGCTGGCGAACATGACTATGTGTTCCACAACATGCTGTAGAATTCGACGAAGTATTCCAGTGtccaatgaaataaatatacattttgacaaGACACGTGAAGGTTAGGGTTAGAAtgtgtcttcagtaacccacgctcgtaagaagcgactaacaggatcaggtggccagcctcgctgacttggttgatacatatcatcggttcccagtcgctcagatcgatgctcatgatgttgatcacttgatcttctggtccagactcgattacttacagaccgccgccatataactgtgtatggcgtaaaactaaacacacattGATAACTTTTGGATTCAGGATTCACTGATCCGCATCTGCATGTTTTAACACTCAAGAAGAATAGAAGCTGCTTTAGTGATCTTGACTTCGACTATATTATTTCCTTTCGTCTTATCTCAATAACACGATTACCTGCACCAGATAATAGGGTACCCAAATTAACACACACATTGTGTTGATCGGGCGATCCTATTATGACCACAAAGGGGGGGAGGCGTTAGAACAATAGGTATATATTAATCACGGGATCGAGGAAATACGTGACATAACGTCCGATTTATTACCCCTGTCCCACAAACAGATCGGACATGATTGAAACAAGTATTTCCAGTTGGCGTTACAGACATCTGAGGAAATTCCACCAGCGTGAGTTGTTACCCCGCACTTCCTGTGTCCGCCATCTGTAATGGTTTGCCCCACGGATCAGCGGGAGAGAGGGAGGGTTACAGTCAGCAGGCGGGGGTTGAAGGATAGGATTACACATCTATTTCAGTTCAGCCACGTCAGTTTCTGGAGCCACCATTTTTAAGACACAGGTTTACTGAGTGTTTGTTTTGCTCATCGTTGAAGGGAGTTGGAACTGAGGTCCATCTTCAAGATGAATACTCTATGGTTGGTCGCCCTGTGTGGGCTAGTTGTCGTCTGCTATGCAGGTACACTGAAAGGTTGTGGAGAGTGTGACAGAAGTGCCTGCCCCGCTGTCTCATGTCTGGCAGGGAAGATACAAGATGAGTGCGGATGCTGCGAAATTTGCTTGAAGATGGAGGGTGAGGAATGCAACAACGATTTGAAGCCCGAGGGGTACGGCGACTGTGGCACTGGTCTCATGTGCAGCAAGGTGGACGTCGGACACTACTGCCTTTGCGAAACCGAAGAGATCATCTGTGGAGACGATGGCGTCACATACAATAATGTCTGTCAGATGTACGCAGCTGAGGCGAGGAGCGGCAAAAAGATTAAGATTAAGAAGGAAGGACCCTGCGAACCAGGTACAGCATTTCGTTACAGTTCCTATCATTCAGATCTACACAAGAGTATGATCTTAATATGCTATATCGTAAGTGGCGTAAAGATCGCCCAAAATATTCCTCCAATTATATAAATGGGAGAGTCGAAACATCAAGGGCACCGTTATTGCGATAACGCAACTGGTTAAATTTTCCTTAGTTCATGTTCATCGTAACTTGTAAATCTGTACCTGGCTGAGGTTTGAGTATTGTGATAGATAATGAAAGTTCAAACGAATTCACAATGTAGAAACAGGATGAGATTCCGAGCCTCTTCTCACCATTGTCTTTTCCCCCCATTTGACCTCTGTTTTGATTGGTCATTTCGCCCACCCCGTAAACATTGGTTCATAGACGATAGCCATTTTTTGCTTTTATTCAAAGTATTCTATCTTTTTTCTAAACAATATTTTAAGATAAGCCGTCTCAGCAAACGTCTGTCACATTTTATACAGTCCGTGAGATACATGGAACATCTCGTCAGCAAACTGATTCATCAGCATATTTTTTATGTGCGTCGTTATGTgattttatattatatatttttgtacatCGTATATATACTATGCGTGAAATAACGTCAGCAAAGTGACGGTATGAGAAAAAGGCAACACATACAAATGTGTAATAACGTCGTCATTTAATACGTTATTATTGTTAAAGAAACTTTTTATCGATAATGTCctgattttgtttttacaaaTACGATGAAAACTATATGTCTTTGTTCAAGAATTTATACGCTTGTATATATCTTTCGAAGGATAACAAATTGATGGCCGCCATCTTGCCAACTTACCACACATGGCGTTACGTCATCGACATCGTCACACGTAGATAAGAGCGTTGGTCTGTTATTGTAAGACAAGAAAATGACACTCGGTTGTGAACGGGGACAAACAATATTTGCGCAACTTGAGTCACAAGGTGTGCCGTGTGACCTAAATGTAAACTTGCGATACGCTATTGTGCATGTGGGTAGCGTTTAGGTGTGACATAAGTCTCACTGAATCACACTTGTCTAGATACTGTTTACCCTTTCCCATTTGAGCTCTTTGTGGTGTTACTATGTAACGAACGTTTATGCTCCCATTTCCTTTGTTTGAACAACGACGTGATGAATAAAAAAAGTACTAAATACATATAGGAGATATTGACAGTGTTTATGGGTGtttatagagaatctcacccgtGCGTCTACCgatatcaaacatatcaacaCGACTtgagacagttacaaatatcaGACGCCCACCGGGTATATTTATACTTTTATCAACTAAATTGAGGTACTATTTATCATAAAAATTACTCAGATTAATTGTGTCGATCATAGTGGTTCCTGTAAATGTTTTTAAAGGCTCTCCTCCTATGACTATAGTATTATTGAATGTGGCGATCAACACCAGCTGTATGTGGTCTGGCATCTCTCACCGCGATCTTTTTTGTCCATAACGACACGGATGCTCGAACTTCCTGACCAACAACACAAAGAAGACTTCaaagaaattaaatattttttttttaaacaaaacagactCCATTACGACAGTAGGGAATACCTTACTCCATGATGCATACTAAAGTAACCCTGCTCTTTTGAGATACCTTGAGATAAGATACCCTACTTGTATGACCCACGGGCATTCCTCCGTGGAACTACCTGACCTAATTCCTCCAAGACAGCCCCCAGGTCTTATGGCCAACACGTTGGATATGAGGCGGACTCCCCAACATCCGTTCCCATTGTTACCATGGTGATGCTGGCGATATAAAATCTTCCACAAACTCCATGAACTTGAAATTATGTAACTATGTGGTTTGTTCAGTGTAAGATTTCACCCGTCATGTCGCGTTGTGGGAACTGAAAGCCTGGGCGCTATCTGCGCATCTTACTGGGGTCAGTGACTGCACCACGGCATCAGTGGGAGGTTTGTAAGCATGGGCCTGGCCTGTTGGAACATGGTTTTGTTTAGGACGCCAGGGTGATTCAGGTTGATGCTCAACAGCATATAACAGTAGGCGAGGCGGCGGACATCTTGCACATATGGTGAGACTGGAAGGCTGCGTTGTATTGTAAACAGACTTGCACACGTCTCTCAGGAAGTGGTCATTGGACTACATCATGATTTCTGGACTGAATAAGTAAGAACACGTTGTCCCAATGAAAAACTGGTGTCATTAGCCTGTCCGCTGATGTTGACGTATTATAAGGAAAGAATAACTGTGTTACAGGAAATATGTGTAATCAGGGAATATGTGTAATCAGGGAATATGTGTAATCAGGGAATATGTGTAATCAGAGAATATGTATAATCAGGGAAAATGTGAAATCAGGGAATATGTATAATGAGGGAATATGTATAATGAGGGAATATGTATAATCAGGGAATATGTGTAATCAGAGAATATGTGTAATCATGGAATATGTATAATCAGGGAATATGTGAAATCAGGGAATATGTATAATCAGGGAATATGTGTAATCAGGGAATATGTGTAATCAGGGAATATGTGTAATCAGGGAATATGTATAAACCCTGAAAATTTCAGGTAATATGTTTAATGTCTGATTTACTTAAGGAATATACAAAATACCTGAAATTTTCAGGAATTATACATATTTCTTGGTTTTAGG encodes:
- the LOC137266460 gene encoding insulin-like growth factor-binding protein-related protein 1 yields the protein MNTLWLVALCGLVVVCYAGTLKGCGECDRSACPAVSCLAGKIQDECGCCEICLKMEGEECNNDLKPEGYGDCGTGLMCSKVDVGHYCLCETEEIICGDDGVTYNNVCQMYAAEARSGKKIKIKKEGPCEPGATIVTPPDFTRNYTGGSVVLSCEAIGNPTPNIAWLFTRVDGKSFSVPGDDKCVLTATRGGPGAFQITGWLQIEGLKKVHEGDYTCVAKNTEGKDYAKARIKVVDGSLV